One part of the Vicia villosa cultivar HV-30 ecotype Madison, WI linkage group LG6, Vvil1.0, whole genome shotgun sequence genome encodes these proteins:
- the LOC131615151 gene encoding sulfated surface glycoprotein 185-like, with the protein MATSLPFLLIFMLLAFYAKTNATSSSVSSIAKDQVPCTMCVECENPCQPLPPPPPQVIECPPPPAPAPPSPPPPSPPLPPAIIECPPPPPPKLPCPNNCEVPYPPPQYSYFSPGTPFAYYAPPDYEDKSSGETMMPFDAVLFLSPNSHSVYSMIHRCLVYGVFLCLTYCFVV; encoded by the coding sequence ATGGCAACTTCATTGCCTTTCTTGCTTATTTTCATGCTTCTTGCATTTTATGCCAAAACAAATGCTACTTCTTCATCAGTTTCATCAATAGCAAAAGACCAAGTCCCATGTACAATGTGTGTTGAGTGTGAGAATCCATGTCAACCTCTACCACCTCCACCTCCACAGGTGATTGAGTGTCCACCACCGCCAGCACCAGCACCGCCGTCACCGCCTCCGCCATCTCCTCCACTTCCACCAGCTATCATCGAATGTCCGCCACCGCCGCCTCCAAAGTTACCGTGTCCTAATAATTGTGAAGTTCCATACCCTCCACCACAATATTCATATTTTTCTCCGGGGACACCATTTGCTTACTATGCACCACCAGATTATGAGGACAAGAGTAGCGGTGAAACGATGATGCCATTTGATGCAGTACTCTTCTTGAGTCCGAATTCACACTCAGTGTATTCTATGATTCATCGGTGCTTGGTTTATGGGGTCTTTCTTTGCCTTACTTATTgttttgttgtttag